In a single window of the Elaeis guineensis isolate ETL-2024a chromosome 8, EG11, whole genome shotgun sequence genome:
- the LOC105061410 gene encoding mitochondrial import inner membrane translocase subunit TIM8 — protein MENSAELQRFLEEEKQKAMVSEMVGKITNVCWDKCITGTPGSKFSSSESTCLTNCAQRYMDMSILIMKRFQSMQ, from the exons ATGGAGAACTCCGCGGAGTTGCAGCGGTTCCTCGAG GAAGAGAAGCAGAAAGCTATGGTTAGTGAGATGGTGGGGAAGATCACAAATGTGTGCTGGGACAAATGCATTACTGGGACTCCTGGCAGCAAGTTCAGCTCCAGTGAATCCACATGTCTCACCAATTGTGCCCAGCGATATATGGACATGAGTATTCTCATCATGAAACGTTTTCAGTCTATGCAGTAA